The Rhipicephalus sanguineus isolate Rsan-2018 chromosome 7, BIME_Rsan_1.4, whole genome shotgun sequence genome includes a window with the following:
- the LOC119400139 gene encoding cAMP-dependent protein kinase regulatory subunit isoform X2, whose translation MATTPPCEEKEDELSPLPVPPQRSRRGAVSAETYSEEDATSYVKKMVPKDYKTMAALSKAIEKNVLFSHLDDNERSDIFDAMFPVVHKAGEVIIQQGDEGDNFYVIDQGEVDVYVNGQHVTTIAENGSFGELALIYGTPRAATVKAKTDVKLWAIDRDTYRRILMGSTIRKRKMYEEFLSKVSILESLDKWERLTVADALEPVTFNDGDIIVEQGMPGDDFFIIEEGSASVLQRRSESEPQEEVGRLGPSDYFGEIALLLDRPRAATVVSRGPLKCVKLDRSRFERVLGPCAEILKRNMTHYNSLISLSV comes from the exons ATGGCGACCACACCTCCGTGCGAAGAGAAGGAGGATGAGCTGTCGCCACTGCCCGTGCCGCCCCAGCGGAGCCGGCGTGGGGCGGTCAGCGCCGAGACCTACTCTGAGGAGGACGCCACGTCATACGTCAAAAAG ATGGTGCCCAAGGACTATAAGACCATGGCTGCACTTTCGAAGGCCATCGAGAAGAACGTCTTGTTCTCACACTTGGACGACAACGAGCGGAG CGACATCTTCGACGCCATGTTTCCCGTGGTTCACAAAGCGGGCGAGGTGATCATCCAGCAGGGGGACGAGGGCGACAACTTCTACGTCATCGACCAAGGGGAAGTGGAC GTGTATGTCAACGGACAGCACGTCACCACGATTGCGGAAAACGGAAGCTTCGGGGAGCTGGCCCTAATTTACGGAACACCTCGGGCGGCTACAGTCAAG GCCAAGACAGATGTCAAGCTCTGGGCGATCGACCGAGACACGTACAGACGAATCTTGATG GGAAGCACCATCCGCAAGCGCAAAATGTACGAGGAATTTCTTAGCAAAGTCTCCATTCTGG AGAGCCTCGACAAGTGGGAGCGACTCACAGTGGCCGATGCGCTCGAGCCTGTCACATTCAACGATGGCGACATCATTGTGGAACAAGGCATGCCCGGCGATGATTTCTTCATCATTGAGGAG GGTTCAGCATCAGTGTTGCAGAGACGATCCGAGAGCGAGCCACAGGAAGAGGTCGGCAGGCTTGGCCCCTCTGATTACTTTG GCGAGATCGCGCTGCTGCTGGACCGGCCGCGGGCGGCCACAGTGGTGTCGCGTGGGCCCCTCAAGTGTGTCAAGCTCGACCGGTCCCGCTTTGAGCGTGTGTTGGGACCCTGCGCCGAGATCCTCAAGCGCAACATGACCCACTACAACAGCCTCATATCCCTCTCCGTGTAG
- the LOC119400139 gene encoding cAMP-dependent protein kinase regulatory subunit isoform X1, which translates to MASTQEEEQSLRECELYVQKHNIQKLLKDCIVQLCVSRPDNPISFLREYFARLEKEAATRAKQQQLSPMATTPPCEEKEDELSPLPVPPQRSRRGAVSAETYSEEDATSYVKKMVPKDYKTMAALSKAIEKNVLFSHLDDNERSDIFDAMFPVVHKAGEVIIQQGDEGDNFYVIDQGEVDVYVNGQHVTTIAENGSFGELALIYGTPRAATVKAKTDVKLWAIDRDTYRRILMGSTIRKRKMYEEFLSKVSILESLDKWERLTVADALEPVTFNDGDIIVEQGMPGDDFFIIEEGSASVLQRRSESEPQEEVGRLGPSDYFGEIALLLDRPRAATVVSRGPLKCVKLDRSRFERVLGPCAEILKRNMTHYNSLISLSV; encoded by the exons ATGGCGTCCACTCAAGAGGAAGAGCAGAGCTTGCGCGAATGCGAGCTTTACGTGCAGAAGCACAACATCCAGAAGCTGCTGAAGGACTGCATCGTTCAGCTATGCGTGAGCAGGCCGGACAACCCGATATCCTTCCTCCGGGAGTACTTCGCACGCCTGGAAAAG GAGGCGGCCACAAGAGCCAAGCAGCAGCAGCTTTCGCCCATGGCGACCACACCTCCGTGCGAAGAGAAGGAGGATGAGCTGTCGCCACTGCCCGTGCCGCCCCAGCGGAGCCGGCGTGGGGCGGTCAGCGCCGAGACCTACTCTGAGGAGGACGCCACGTCATACGTCAAAAAG ATGGTGCCCAAGGACTATAAGACCATGGCTGCACTTTCGAAGGCCATCGAGAAGAACGTCTTGTTCTCACACTTGGACGACAACGAGCGGAG CGACATCTTCGACGCCATGTTTCCCGTGGTTCACAAAGCGGGCGAGGTGATCATCCAGCAGGGGGACGAGGGCGACAACTTCTACGTCATCGACCAAGGGGAAGTGGAC GTGTATGTCAACGGACAGCACGTCACCACGATTGCGGAAAACGGAAGCTTCGGGGAGCTGGCCCTAATTTACGGAACACCTCGGGCGGCTACAGTCAAG GCCAAGACAGATGTCAAGCTCTGGGCGATCGACCGAGACACGTACAGACGAATCTTGATG GGAAGCACCATCCGCAAGCGCAAAATGTACGAGGAATTTCTTAGCAAAGTCTCCATTCTGG AGAGCCTCGACAAGTGGGAGCGACTCACAGTGGCCGATGCGCTCGAGCCTGTCACATTCAACGATGGCGACATCATTGTGGAACAAGGCATGCCCGGCGATGATTTCTTCATCATTGAGGAG GGTTCAGCATCAGTGTTGCAGAGACGATCCGAGAGCGAGCCACAGGAAGAGGTCGGCAGGCTTGGCCCCTCTGATTACTTTG GCGAGATCGCGCTGCTGCTGGACCGGCCGCGGGCGGCCACAGTGGTGTCGCGTGGGCCCCTCAAGTGTGTCAAGCTCGACCGGTCCCGCTTTGAGCGTGTGTTGGGACCCTGCGCCGAGATCCTCAAGCGCAACATGACCCACTACAACAGCCTCATATCCCTCTCCGTGTAG